In Candidatus Methylomirabilota bacterium, the DNA window GGTTCATCATTGAGCCTCAGGCCGCCCCCGTACCACCTTGGAAGTGGGCGGTGGTTTTCTTTAAAGTGGTCGCGAAGATCCACTCGATTCATGCATGGGTTATGACTACAGACCTCAGGTATGTGGCAGATGTAACCTCGAAGAGCCGAACCGAGCTTCTACAGGATCTTGCGTCTGCTGGCTTGGAGTACGAGAATCCACGATTTAAGCCTATAGACGTCAAGACGTCCTTGGACGAGTGTCTGGGATATGATTGCGTAAGGTATAAACAAGTGGTCGAGGTACACAGTCCGCGTGACTTTTCAGGCTCTGTTTTGATAATGATCAGAGAAGGGTTTATCGTTCCTCTCCCGCATTCTCCAACATCTTACATTTGGTTCGAATACAGCCAGAGATTTCCACGAGGACAGAAACCCTTTCCTATAGAAGCGGAGCTCGAACCGTTCCTAACGAGCCTAGCGTTTACTCCGCCCCGGTAAGGTAATCTCACTGAAGTCGTGTCGACCGAAACGTCTCTGGAGCACACCTTAAAGGGAAGGAGGGGGCGGGAGATGGAAGGGAAACGGAAGAGTTGGACTGGAGGGGGGTGAAGTCTACGAACGGGCTTGCCGTTTTTTGGACGAATCCCTCGCGTAGAACCTCCAGATTTCGTCTTTTTCCTGAAAGTTGAGGTGGGCGAACACCACACCCACCGAGCGTACACCCACCCACTTCACTTTGCAGGCCGTCCGGAGGGGCCGGTCGGTGAGGGGGAGGCGGAAGTTCAGAACCATCTCGGTCCCGAGCGGGACCGGATCCTCCGTGGTGAGCAGCGCCCCCGTGGTCCCGAGATTGGTGATCCGCCCGTCCCGAAGGCCAAGACCCTTGATTTCATACTCCAACGGAAGGTCACAAGGAATACGGGGCGACCGTCTCTCACCGGCCAGGTCATTCATCGCATCGCCCTCATCCGCCAAGGGTTTCTGTGGTTTCATTGTTCGAGAAGGACGCTTGTGCACTCCTCATGCCAATACAAACTGCAGCGCCTGCTTCGATCGTACGAGTCCTTTGTTTGCAATCGATTGCAACGAATTTGGCCAACCGCATTGCGGTCGCGGAGCGGTCCTGATCCTCATGCAAGGCTTACATGGTCATGCAAAGATTTCGGGTCTGTCAGGAGGAATACTAAGGCCGGTCTGCCGAAGAAGGTCATCTCGAGCGCACCGTAGGGGGACCTGACGGATGCCGGCTAAATCGTTGGAGACTGCGGCGACAGGGAGCCCATAAACTCACGCAATGCCTCACCCCCGCTTGGCCCTACCCGGCGGGGAATTTCAATACGTTCCCCACCCACAAAAACTAATACTGCGCTTGCACTGTACGGAAGCTCTATTCGCCCCCTCTCCCCGGACCCCTCTGTGTGCTGTACTTGAATCTCTGCTCGGTCAAGCCGTCCCACTGGGTAGAAACGATGGGTTATCTGAAGTAGTTCATCTTTTTTTGGTCCTGCTTTAACCATAGTGGCGGTTATGTGGAGAAGTTGATTTCGAAGCAAAAGGAGCCATACGAGATTACCTGTCAAGCTCTCTGCAAGGTGCGATAATTCGATAGCATAGTAAATCTCCGCGCTCGCCGGGAGAATCTTCGAAAGGTCTTTCGCGATTGCTTCAGAGATGACGGAGTCGGGGGATGATATTCTGCCCTTGCCGAATTCGACCCAGTTCCTTTCTGACAACGTTTGGATGAACTCCTCTTTGGTCATCCTTGACCTCCCTGACAACATGGACTTCACGCTGGGCCAGCTACGTCTGTAGCTACACCTTGGAAGAAGGCGGGTTCAGAACATTGACCCCTTGTCGAAGGTCTGCATCCGTAGGTGCCAGGACCATCGCCAATCATTGCCTTCGCCAGATTTGGCCTCCCAGTCCCCTTCGTCCAGTGGGTAAGGTAGGACCTTGCTTGCTTTGCGTTCCTCTCCCTTGACGTATACGGGTTGGTCCCGTTGATCGTCCAAAATGCCAGGGTCTAGCGGGACCTCGAAAAGCACGTCGCTGGGGGGGATTTCCTCGTCCACGTCCTCGATACGTTCGATCCACATAGTGAGTTGGAAGAAGATTCGGTCCCCGGAAGCATCTTTGCGCCAGGCACCCGAGAGCTTCAAGGCAGGGTGCATCTGCTCCGTCGAGTAGTCCCACACATCCACAGCATCACGGAGACCTGACCCCTTTTTGGATGCCCAATGGGGGTAATGAGCACCGTCAAACCACTCGTAACGAGAATGGGCCGGATGCCACTCAAAGGCACCGGCAGCATCTTCGGGCGGGAGGTCTGATACGGAGCCTGAGTTACCGACCAGCCACCGATGGACCCGGATTCGAATCGCGTACTCCTCGATCACCAGT includes these proteins:
- a CDS encoding PilZ domain-containing protein produces the protein MKPQKPLADEGDAMNDLAGERRSPRIPCDLPLEYEIKGLGLRDGRITNLGTTGALLTTEDPVPLGTEMVLNFRLPLTDRPLRTACKVKWVGVRSVGVVFAHLNFQEKDEIWRFYARDSSKKRQARS